The following are encoded together in the Streptomyces flavofungini genome:
- a CDS encoding nuclear transport factor 2 family protein, with amino-acid sequence MTTPDRMPSHPVVSAFVDAVNAQDPAALWTVLAQDATVIDVGTERDLGAWVERELFSSHARMDVVQESPDGLSVTARFHNDIWGDIDTAWEFTVSDGVIRRFVAGPA; translated from the coding sequence ATGACCACCCCCGACCGCATGCCCTCCCATCCGGTGGTGAGCGCCTTCGTCGACGCGGTCAACGCCCAGGACCCCGCGGCGCTGTGGACCGTGCTCGCGCAGGACGCCACCGTGATCGACGTGGGAACCGAACGCGACCTCGGCGCGTGGGTGGAACGTGAGCTGTTCTCGTCCCACGCCCGGATGGACGTCGTGCAGGAGTCGCCCGACGGCCTGTCGGTCACGGCCCGCTTCCACAACGACATCTGGGGCGACATCGACACCGCCTGGGAGTTCACGGTGTCCGACGGCGTCATCCGGCGGTTCGTCGCAGGACCCGCCTGA